The proteins below are encoded in one region of Aspergillus nidulans FGSC A4 chromosome III:
- a CDS encoding uncharacterized protein (transcript_id=CADANIAT00005333) encodes MIPVASASTGLASAGLIKQILEQEEDGTGKKPHIMLDQDCIERGYGSHAVWLDRELTLDHVGFQPEELATVPCR; translated from the exons ATGATTCCAGTTGCCAGTGCCAG TACAGGGCTAGCCAGCGCGGGATTGATTAAGCAGATTcttgagcaggaggaggacgggACAGGAAAGAAACCACATATCATGCTGGACCAGGATTGTATTGAGCGTGGTTACGGATCCCATGCTGTGTGGCTTGACCGAGAACTTACTTTGGATCATGTTGGCTTCCAgccggaagagctggcaACAGTGCCTTGTCGTTAA
- the fpaI gene encoding putative methionine aminopeptidase, type I (transcript_id=CADANIAT00005334), giving the protein MPNMSEAGYQRQLLLLPRLLQEELDRGLFNPFPTYQFTGSVRPVYPLSPRRPVPKIITHPDWAETGIPRREMRLSRSKWDLLDAKGQQAMRKVCRLAREVLDITAAAVKPGVTTDYLDEICHNACIERGSYPSPLNYNHFPKSICTSVNEVVCHGIPDQRVLLDGDILNLDVSLYHGGYHADLNETYYVGDKAKADPDAVKLIETTRQALDMAIEIVKPGVPIREFGRIIEKHAASRGLAVIKTWGGHGINSEFHPPPWIPHYAKNKAVGTCKPGMTFTIEPILTLGANREKYWPDDWTNVTMDGKRTAQFETGVEVLTARQENSPGGPIPIPEVVNGVADGVANGDANRDANGAAINES; this is encoded by the exons ATGCCCAACATGTCTGAAGCTGGATATCAAAGGCAGTTACTTCTGCTCCCAAGACTGCTTCAAGAAGAATTGG ATCGAGGACTGTTCAACCCTTTTCCGACTTACCAATTTACTGGCTCTGTTAGACCAGTCTACCCACTCTCGCCGCGACGGCCTGTCCCCAAAATAATCACCCATCCCGATTGGGCGGAGACTGGCATCCCAAGGCGGGAAATGCGCTTAAGCAGGTCAAAATGGGACCTCTTGGATGCTAAGGGCCAGCAGGCTATGCGCAAGGTGTGCCGGCTGGCGAGAGAAGTCCTCGACATAACGGCTGCAGCAGTGAAGCCCGGCGTTACTACAGACTACTTGGACGAGATCTGCCACAACGCTTGCATTGAGCGAGGG TCATATCCTTCTCCGCTCAACTACAACCACTTTCCCAAGTCAATATGCACATCGGTAAATGAGGTAGTATGCCACGGCATTCCGGATCAGCGGGTCCTGCTCGATGGCGATATTCTTAACCTCGATGTTTCTCTGTACCACGGCGGATACCATGCCGATTTGAACGAGACCTACTACGTCGGGGATAAGGCAAAAGCGGATCCGGACGCGGTCAAACTCATTGAAACGACGAGACAGGCCTTGGACATGGCGATTGAGATCGTCAAGCCAGGTGTGCCGATTCGAGAGTTTGGCAGGATTATCGAAAAGCACGCAGCCTCAAGGGGCCTTGCCGTCATCAAGACATGGGGCGGTCACGGTATCAACTCGGAattccatcctcctccttggaTACCGCACTAtgcaaagaacaaggctGTGGGAACATGTAAACCTGGGATGACCTTCACAATTGAGCCTATTCTCACCCTGGGTGCCAACCGAGAGAAGTACTGGCCGGATGATTGGACGAATGTCACGATGGATGGCAAGCGGACAGCACAGTTCG AAACAGGCGTCGAAGTCTTGACGGCCAGACAGGAGAACTCTCCGGGAGGCCCAATCCCCATACCGGAGGTTGTAAATGGAGTTGCTGACGGAGTTGCGAACGGAGATGCGAACAGAGATGCGAACGGAGCTGCTATTAACgaaagctga
- a CDS encoding flavin-containing monooxygenase (transcript_id=CADANIAT00005335), giving the protein MAITIPDYDAIVIGGGFSGIRMLWKFQRLGLTARCFDAGSEIGGTWWCNRYPGCRTDREAWVYALRFLPELLEEWDFTERYPSQEEIQWYLRLVVDRYDLRRNIKFRAIVVSAHYGDCDNLWSIRTKDGSMATSRYFLPATGITSTPKEPSFPGLRRSKGRCTQRRPGQSMRSTLKTLESAWSAQEEVKKNFGVTSDIAKKRSDMSSKMVGRGCYNFQLGTFDDSFMDPDANAATANFIRHKIRSIVREPETAEALCQAYLFGARRPPCADRYYETFNRCHVYC; this is encoded by the exons ATGGCTATAACAATTCCTGACTATGATGCCATCGTGATTGGCGGGGGCTTCAGTGGTATCAGAATGCTCTGGAAGTTCCAGCGACTGGGTTTGACAGCCAGATGCTTCGACGCCGGGTCAGAAATAGGAGGTACCTGGTGGTGTAATCGCTATCCTGGATGTCGCACTGATAGAGAGGCATGGGTATACGCCCTAAGGTTTCTGCCAGAGCTGCTGGAAGAATGGGACTTTACAGAGCGCTATCCCAGCCAGGAGGAAATCCAGTGGTACCTGAGACTTGTCGTTGACCGATACGACCTACGCAGGAACATTAAATTTAGGGCCATCGTCGTATCAGCGCATTACGGCGATTGTGACAATCTCTGGTCAATCAGGACGAAGGATGGGAGTATGGCCACCTCGCGATACTTCCTCCCTGCTACGGGCATTACGTCTACTCCCAAGGAGCCATCGTTCCCTGGGCTGCGGCGTTCAAAGGGGAGATGCACTCAACGTCGACCTGGCCAGAGCATGAGGTCAACTCTGAAAACTTTAGAATCGGCGTGGTCGGCACAG GAGGAAGTCAAGAAGAATTTTGGCGTGACATCGGATATTGCCAAG AAGAGATCCGACATGTCTTCGAAGATGGTTGGGCGCGGTTGTTACAATTTCCAACTCGGCACATTTGATGATTCGTTCATGGATCCAGACGCCAATGCTGCCACTGCGAACTTCATTCGTCACAAAATCCGTTCCATCGTGCGCGAGCCCGAAACCGCCGAAGCTCTCTGCCAGGCCTATCTCTTTGGGGCGAGACGTCCTCCCTGTGCAGATAGATACTACGAGACGTTTAATCGTTGTCACGTTTATTGCTAG